In Vicinamibacteria bacterium, one genomic interval encodes:
- a CDS encoding nucleoside hydrolase, whose product MLPCQPEKAIETNAASFIVETARKHPGEVTLLALGRLTNLALALAVEPRLPELVKEVVLMGGAVSVSGNVSPVAEANVSGDPHAADIVFTAPWRVTMVGLDVTTRVRLTDDVLSRMAKKDPRLGGFIYRITRFYRRFYESIAVTGGFYVHDPSAVAYFVDPSLFVTEKARVRVATDGIAIGQTIAAIGPRAEEWAPWRGQPEVNVCREVDAERLVRLFETTLTP is encoded by the coding sequence ATGCTCCCCTGCCAACCGGAAAAGGCCATCGAGACGAATGCCGCATCATTCATCGTGGAAACGGCTCGGAAACATCCCGGAGAAGTGACCCTGCTCGCCTTGGGCCGCCTCACCAACCTCGCACTGGCGCTGGCGGTGGAACCTCGATTGCCGGAGCTCGTGAAAGAGGTGGTTCTCATGGGAGGTGCGGTTTCCGTGAGCGGAAACGTCTCACCGGTCGCGGAAGCCAACGTCTCGGGCGATCCCCACGCTGCCGACATCGTCTTTACGGCGCCCTGGAGGGTCACGATGGTCGGTCTCGATGTGACGACGCGCGTGCGATTGACCGATGACGTCCTTTCGCGTATGGCGAAGAAGGACCCTCGACTCGGTGGCTTCATTTACCGCATCACCCGCTTTTATCGACGATTCTACGAATCGATCGCGGTAACGGGTGGGTTCTACGTTCACGATCCGTCGGCGGTTGCCTACTTCGTCGACCCGAGCCTCTTCGTAACCGAGAAAGCGCGGGTCCGGGTGGCTACCGACGGCATCGCCATCGGTCAGACCATCGCTGCGATCGGGCCCCGGGCCGAGGAATGGGCCCCCTGGCGCGGCCAACCCGAGGTCAACGTCTGCCGCGAGGTCGACGCCGAGCGGCTCGTGCGTCTGTTCGAGACCACATTGACCCCGTGA
- a CDS encoding cyclase family protein, with translation MGPLRLFICFLFVAGPAATQEPWWPSEWGPDDERGASNRVTADRVLEAARLIVRGKIYPLGRVYELGMPMFGNRHFSLTIPGRPTGGPFGENQLVYNDEMVSGEIGQVGTQFDGLGHVGTRINGEDVFYNGFKNIGGTYGLEKLGVQNAGPFFTRGVLLDVARAKGVDRLSPGYIISVADIEETLEREGIELREGDVVLFRTGNGPLWMTDNEAYTASNPGPGVSAIRWLVEKKIVMTGADTSNVEAVPGENPDMAFEGHQWLMNRSGVHNLENLDLEELAADEVYEFAFIFAPVPLKGATGSPGNPIAVR, from the coding sequence ATGGGGCCTCTTCGACTGTTCATCTGTTTTCTCTTCGTCGCTGGACCGGCTGCGACGCAGGAGCCTTGGTGGCCTTCCGAGTGGGGTCCCGATGACGAAAGGGGCGCGAGCAACCGGGTGACCGCCGATCGCGTGCTCGAGGCGGCGCGGCTCATCGTGCGGGGGAAGATCTACCCCTTGGGACGCGTCTACGAGCTCGGCATGCCGATGTTCGGAAACCGCCACTTCAGCCTGACGATACCGGGACGGCCAACCGGGGGGCCTTTCGGCGAGAACCAGCTCGTCTACAACGACGAGATGGTGTCCGGCGAGATCGGCCAGGTCGGAACGCAGTTCGACGGGCTCGGCCACGTCGGCACTCGCATAAACGGGGAGGATGTCTTCTACAACGGGTTCAAAAACATCGGCGGGACTTACGGGCTCGAAAAGCTCGGGGTCCAGAACGCCGGGCCCTTTTTCACCCGGGGAGTCTTGCTGGACGTCGCCCGCGCCAAGGGGGTCGACCGACTCTCACCCGGCTATATCATCTCGGTAGCCGACATCGAGGAGACGCTCGAGCGCGAGGGAATCGAGCTCCGAGAGGGCGACGTGGTTCTCTTTCGCACGGGCAACGGCCCGCTCTGGATGACCGACAACGAAGCTTACACGGCGTCGAACCCGGGACCCGGCGTGAGCGCGATCCGGTGGCTCGTCGAAAAGAAAATCGTCATGACGGGGGCGGATACGAGCAACGTCGAGGCCGTGCCCGGTGAGAATCCCGATATGGCTTTCGAGGGCCACCAATGGCTGATGAACCGAAGCGGCGTGCACAATCTCGAGAATCTCGATCTCGAGGAGCTCGCCGCCGACGAGGTGTACGAGTTCGCTTTCATCTTCGCTCCTGTACCCCTGAAGGGCGCTACCGGCTCGCCGGGAAATCCGATCGCCGTTCGCTAG